In the genome of Mytilus edulis chromosome 3, xbMytEdul2.2, whole genome shotgun sequence, one region contains:
- the LOC139514968 gene encoding putative tyrosinase-like protein tyr-3, producing the protein MCVLWAFQGECTKNQGYMVFNCQNSCQVCSGSFTDCIDKNKSCSKWSANGECRKNPKYMLFNCQKSCKVCDGKIGISKENTQIKDEMKSAETTNGAREEVTIADNEDKLTVTDSTASTQLEKETEENEFQTNDTTTNGVTDCTDIKEKCLMWALQKECKQNPEYMLYNCKKSCNACGDAIAKECKDWHHQCSDWASSGRCKTHSTYMFEYCKLSCDACESPRKNGDINCVDENTKCNHWAFIGECVKNQNYMLSKCKHSCNVC; encoded by the exons ATGTGCGTGCTATGGGCATTTCAAGGGGAATGTACGAAGAATCAAGGTTACATGGTTTTCAATTGCCAAAACAGTTGTCAAGTTTGCAGTGGTTCCTTTACag aTTGTATAGACAAGAACAAGAGCTGTTCAAAATGGTCGGCAAACGGTGAATGTCGCAAAAACCCAAAGTATATGTTATTTAATTGTCAAAAAAGCTGCAAAGTATGTGACGGCAAAATAG GCATTAGCAAGGAAAACACTCAGATAAAAGACGAAATGAAATCTGCTGAAACAACAAATGGAGCAAGAGAAGAAGTCACCATTGCAGACAACGAAGACAAATTAACCGTAACTGATTCAACAGCATCAACACAATTAGAAAAGGAAACAGAAGAGAATGAATTTCAAACTAACGACACGACCACCAATGGTGTAACAG atTGCACGGACATTAAGGAAAAATGTTTAATGTGGGctttacaaaaggaatgcaagcAGAACCCAGAATATATGCTGTACAACTGTAAGAAGAGTTGTAATGCTTGTGGTGATGCAATTGCCAAAG AATGCAAAGACTGGCACCACCAATGTTCTGATTGGGCGTCAAGTGGTAGATGCAAGACACACTCAACTTACATGTTTGAATATTGCAAGCTTAGTTGTGATGCATGTGAAAGTCCAAGGAAAAACG gTGATATCAACTGTGTAGATGAAAATACAAAGTGTAACCACTGGGCCTTCATAGGTGAATGTGTTAAAAATCAAAACTACATGCTGTCAAAATGTAAACACAGTTGCAATGTATGTTAA
- the LOC139514970 gene encoding uncharacterized protein: MFVKTMLEYISMWIIVTVTIPLAEAKHIDLQHEGRRQDMDTVIQSQFGLNWMDKEEILSEADYYKYFTESEFNPRKRRSEFNLRPGKPLSSHSCCHVREVPKDLRSKNFMKPNGLDQFYQKYTEAYGIPVIGSDQVSDNALRRACYVVRFMFADNKNVRTSYYKRYGRVAVIGASEGTTDIPEHSWLPKRLNERTRGLGATDYAPVCTAGEENASCFCKDKYFLEDIFVHEVAHGAHFLGAKYAIDGWSTKLINQFEDAQRTGLWNDTYAMNSSAEYFAEGVQSYFNVNTHLDKADGVHGPISNRKRLEEYDPVLYDLIHEVFPCKNRFLKRCESTRGKELEQELKMNCKKRSDEAISNYSLSDVDFEDNSLRVGDRISCIGVKFT, from the exons ATGTTTGTTAAAACAATGCTAGAGTACATCTCGATGTGGATTATAGTTACCGTAACGATTCCGTTGGCTGAAGCAAAACATATAGATCTACAACATGAAG GAAGGCGACAAGATATGGACACTGTAATACAATCCCAATTTGGACTAAATTGGATGGATAAGGAGGAAATACTATCAGAGGCcgattattacaaatattttactgaatctG AGTTTAATCCTAGAAAAAGACGGTCAGAATTTAATCTGCGACCAGGGAAACCATTGTCATCACATAGCTGTTGCCATGTTAGGGAGGTCCCGAAAGATTTACGCAGCAAAAACTTTATGAAACCAAATGGTCTGGATCAATTCTACCAGAAATATACGGAAGCGTATGGTATTCCTGTCATAG GATCTGATCAAGTGTCAGATAATGCACTAAGACGAGCTTGTTACGTGGTGAGATTTATGTTTGCTGATAACAAAAATGTTCGAACGTCTTACTACAAACGTTATGGACGAGTGGCTGTAATTGGAGCTTCGGAGGGGACGACAGATATTCCGGAACACAGTTGGCTTCCAAAACGATTGAATGAGAGAACACGTGGTCTAGGAGCAACTGATTATGCACCGGTGTGTACTGCAGGAGAAGAAAATGCTTCATGTTTTTGCAAGGATAAATACTTTCTTGAAGATATATTTGTCCATGAAGTTGCTCATGGAGCTCATTTTCTGGGTGCAAAATACGCTATTGATGGTTGGAGTACAAAACTTATCAATCAGTTTGAAGATGCACAGAGAACTGGTCTTTGGAACGACACATATGCAATGAATTCATCGGCTGAATATTTT GCTGAAGGAGTACAAAGTTACTTCAATGTAAATACTCATTTGGATAAGGCTGATGGAGTTCATGGTCCTATTAGCAACCGAAAAAGACTGGAAGAATATGATCCCGTTTTATATGATTTAATTCATGAAGTTTTTCCATGTAAAAACAGGTTTCTCAAACGATGTGAATCAACGAGAG GTAAAGAGCTGGAGCAGGAGCTTAAGATGAATTGTAAAAAGAGATCTGACGAAGCTATCTCCAACTACAGCCTGTCAGATGTCGATTTTGAGGATAATAGTTTGCGGGTAGGAGATCGCATCAGCTGTATTGGAGTTAAGTTTACTTAA